One region of Syntrophobacter fumaroxidans MPOB genomic DNA includes:
- a CDS encoding HU family DNA-binding protein, which translates to MTKADLVSKIAGAGGITKAQAEKAVDGFVAAVSQALSTGEKVTLVGFGTFSVGSRSQREGRNPRTGEKIKIPASKVVKFKPGKSLSDKVK; encoded by the coding sequence ATGACAAAAGCAGATTTGGTTTCCAAGATTGCGGGAGCCGGGGGTATTACGAAGGCCCAGGCGGAAAAGGCGGTCGACGGTTTTGTCGCGGCGGTATCTCAAGCGCTTTCGACCGGCGAGAAGGTGACTCTGGTGGGATTCGGCACATTCAGCGTCGGAAGCAGGTCGCAGCGGGAAGGCCGCAATCCCAGAACCGGTGAAAAGATCAAGATCCCCGCCTCCAAGGTGGTCAAGTTCAAGCCGGGGAAGAGCTTGAGCGACAAAGTGAAGTAG